The genome window CGACGACCGAATCGAAGATCGCGTCTTGAGATCCGATCTTACGAAGTTCCCGGACTGTCGCTTCTAAGGTTTGTTTTTTTCTCGCGGATACGACGACGCTCGCGCCCCCTTTTGCGAACGCGACCGCCAGCCCTTTGCCGATTCCCGTGGAGCCGCCGGAAATAAAAACTTTCTTACCTGCGAGTTGAGAAGGAGGGACTTTCATAGCGGGATTCTCACTTTTTGATTTTATAACCGGTTTTAAAAATCAGCCAAACAAGCGTTAGGCAGATCGTAAGAAACACGAATACCATCGTAAGACTGATTCCCACGCTCACGTCGGCGATCTCGTAAAAACTCCAGCGGAATCCGCTCACCAAATACAGAACCGGATTGAAGAGGGTGACCTTTTGCCAAAACGGCGGAAGCATATTCGCGGAATAAAAGCTTCCTCCCAAAAAAACGAGAGGCGTGATGATCAGCAAAGGAATGATCTGAAGTTTTTCGAAACTATCGGCCCATATTCCGATGATGAATCCGAATAAACTGAAAGAGATCGAAGTCAGTATCAGAAACAAAACCATCACGAACGGATGCGCGATTTTGACGGGAACAAACAACGAAGCCGTACCAAGCATGATCGTTCCGAGGATAACGGACTTCGTTGCCGCCGCGCCTACAAAACCGATCACGATCTCGAACA of Leptospira sanjuanensis contains these proteins:
- a CDS encoding ABC transporter permease; translated protein: MNLQAIKSIYLFEMSRTWRTLFQSIASPVISTSLYFVVFGSAIGSRIQEVDGVGYGSFIVPGLIMLSLLTESISNSSFGIYFPKFTGTIYEILAAPISMFEIVIGFVGAAATKSVILGTIMLGTASLFVPVKIAHPFVMVLFLILTSISFSLFGFIIGIWADSFEKLQIIPLLIITPLVFLGGSFYSANMLPPFWQKVTLFNPVLYLVSGFRWSFYEIADVSVGISLTMVFVFLTICLTLVWLIFKTGYKIKK